One Solirubrobacter pauli DNA window includes the following coding sequences:
- a CDS encoding diguanylate cyclase, whose product MDTSAGAGCPLSLVAHHAASATSRGALFAALEQALATQLGADRARLLEISQDRRGASGEPTDAVDYVRFDEGPSATATVLRTGAPLAIPDALTSDALVSGLAEQHGVASALFVPVAYGGAIRDVLLIAWNDPRAISAEDVRDAQLLADQAAAGYGRLEAEERRAAGSLQDRAVVRAARALGQSLELQEVLQTLVEEASLALDGDESGVYLADLEAGDAVATAGYKVPEPWVGARIKPGEGAAGRVFASGKAFITQDYQQLGGFTQHPQRPELMTAVSVPMYWDDELRGALSVAWKRRRFVHDEDVRTLEAIAGLATVACRNAEAFEHVQHVARTDALTGVLNHGAMQLRIREEIARARRDGHPLGAVILDLDDFKGVNDTQGHAAGDELLRTVARALQGELRPYDQVARYGGDEFVLLLPGSDEEMTAQVAERCRDAIGGKCSIGVAAWHDGLDADGLLEQADRALMLAKRTGKGRVAVANPEVERELALLQSRSGSPAAVQALAAAIEERDNYTHEHTQELVRLARGVAMMLGLDSGHVERIAHAALLHDVGKLAMPEELLTKDGPLTQEEWEVMSEHPIVGERILARTKELSTLAPIVRHEHEHWNGTGYPDGLERTRIPVGSRVILACHAYVAMTTERPYRPALTPARSITELRAGSGSKYDPEVIDALLDLLGHDRPQVPDRAAGVKLAAAPPREATSRRSAGPPGWAPGG is encoded by the coding sequence ATGGACACCAGCGCCGGCGCCGGCTGCCCGCTCAGTCTGGTCGCCCACCACGCCGCCTCGGCCACGTCGAGGGGCGCGCTGTTCGCTGCGCTCGAGCAGGCGCTCGCGACGCAGCTCGGCGCCGACCGCGCGCGCCTGCTGGAGATCAGCCAGGACCGCCGGGGCGCGTCCGGTGAGCCCACCGACGCCGTTGACTACGTGCGCTTCGACGAGGGCCCTTCGGCCACGGCGACCGTGCTGCGCACCGGCGCGCCGCTCGCGATCCCGGACGCGCTGACGAGCGACGCGCTCGTCTCCGGCCTCGCCGAGCAGCACGGCGTGGCTTCCGCCCTCTTCGTCCCGGTCGCCTACGGCGGCGCGATCCGCGACGTGCTCCTGATCGCCTGGAACGACCCGCGCGCGATCTCCGCCGAGGACGTCCGCGACGCCCAGCTGCTCGCCGATCAGGCCGCCGCCGGCTACGGCCGTCTCGAGGCTGAGGAGCGCCGTGCCGCCGGCTCGCTGCAGGACCGCGCGGTCGTGCGCGCCGCGCGGGCACTCGGCCAGTCGCTGGAGCTCCAGGAGGTCCTGCAGACGCTGGTCGAGGAGGCCTCGCTGGCGCTCGACGGCGACGAGTCGGGCGTCTACCTCGCGGACCTCGAGGCCGGCGACGCGGTGGCCACCGCCGGCTACAAGGTCCCGGAGCCCTGGGTGGGCGCGCGGATCAAGCCGGGCGAGGGCGCGGCCGGCCGCGTGTTCGCGTCAGGCAAGGCGTTCATCACCCAGGACTACCAGCAGCTCGGCGGCTTCACCCAGCACCCGCAGCGCCCCGAGCTGATGACCGCGGTCTCGGTCCCCATGTACTGGGACGACGAGCTGCGCGGCGCGCTTTCGGTCGCGTGGAAGCGCCGGCGGTTCGTGCACGACGAGGACGTCCGCACGCTGGAGGCGATCGCCGGCCTGGCGACCGTCGCCTGCCGCAACGCGGAGGCGTTCGAGCACGTCCAGCACGTCGCCCGCACGGACGCGCTGACCGGCGTCCTCAACCACGGCGCCATGCAGCTGCGGATCCGCGAGGAGATCGCCCGCGCGCGCCGCGACGGGCATCCGCTCGGCGCCGTCATCCTCGACCTCGACGACTTCAAGGGCGTCAACGACACCCAGGGCCACGCCGCCGGCGACGAGCTGCTGCGCACGGTCGCCCGCGCGCTCCAGGGCGAGCTGCGCCCGTACGACCAGGTCGCCCGCTACGGCGGCGACGAGTTCGTGCTGCTGCTCCCCGGCTCGGACGAGGAGATGACCGCTCAGGTGGCCGAGCGCTGCCGCGACGCGATCGGCGGCAAGTGCTCGATCGGCGTCGCCGCCTGGCACGACGGGCTGGACGCCGACGGGCTGCTCGAGCAGGCCGACCGCGCGCTGATGCTCGCCAAGCGCACCGGCAAGGGCCGCGTGGCCGTCGCCAACCCCGAGGTCGAGCGTGAGCTGGCGCTGCTGCAGTCGCGCTCGGGCTCCCCCGCCGCCGTCCAGGCGCTGGCGGCCGCGATCGAGGAGCGCGACAACTACACGCACGAGCACACGCAGGAGCTCGTCCGGCTCGCGCGCGGCGTCGCGATGATGCTCGGGCTGGACTCCGGGCACGTGGAGCGGATCGCGCACGCGGCGCTCCTGCACGACGTCGGGAAGCTGGCGATGCCCGAGGAGCTGCTCACCAAGGACGGCCCGCTCACCCAGGAGGAGTGGGAGGTCATGTCCGAGCACCCGATCGTGGGCGAGCGGATCCTCGCTCGCACCAAGGAGCTGTCGACGCTCGCGCCGATCGTCCGCCACGAGCACGAGCACTGGAACGGCACCGGCTATCCCGACGGGCTCGAGCGCACGCGGATCCCCGTCGGCTCGCGCGTGATCCTCGCCTGCCACGCGTACGTGGCGATGACCACCGAGCGCCCGTACCGGCCGGCGCTCACGCCCGCACGGAGCATCACCGAGCTACGCGCCGGCTCAGGGTCCAAGTACGACCCCGAGGTGATCGACGCGCTGCTCGACCTGCTCGGGCACGACCGCCCGCAGGTGCCGGACCGCGCCGCGGGCGTGAAGCTGGCCGCGGCGCCGCCGCGGGAGGCTACGTCCCGTCGCTCGGCGGGTCCGCCGGGGTGGGCGCCGGGCGGGTGA
- a CDS encoding HIT family protein, which produces MAADPDCLFCKIVAGQIPSTRVYEDERTIAFMDINPGTRGHLLVIPREHAKDLLEIDPEDLAACARTAQLLAQRAKDKLNADGINLINSCGPKAWQTVFHFHIHVIPRYDGDPLRLPWQPAPGDRDEIAQAAELLSA; this is translated from the coding sequence ATGGCCGCTGATCCCGACTGCCTGTTCTGCAAGATCGTCGCGGGGCAGATCCCGTCGACGCGCGTCTACGAGGACGAGCGGACGATCGCCTTCATGGACATCAACCCGGGTACGCGCGGGCACCTGCTGGTGATCCCGCGCGAGCACGCGAAGGACCTGCTGGAGATCGACCCGGAGGACCTCGCGGCGTGCGCGCGCACCGCGCAGCTGCTCGCCCAGCGCGCGAAGGACAAGCTGAATGCGGACGGGATCAACCTGATCAACAGCTGCGGGCCCAAGGCCTGGCAGACGGTCTTCCACTTCCACATCCACGTGATCCCGCGCTACGACGGCGACCCGCTGCGGCTTCCGTGGCAGCCGGCGCCCGGCGATCGTGACGAGATCGCACAAGCAGCAGAGCTCCTGAGCGCGTAG
- a CDS encoding DEAD/DEAH box helicase: protein MADDDAAITFADLALREELLTALNHLGYEEPTPIQREAIPPLIEGRDLLGQAATGTGKTAAFALPVLQRLETNRSDTNPAALVLVPTRELAMQVSEAMHKYGRGLRTRVLPVYGGQPIRMQLRALERGVDVVVATPGRAIDHLNRGTLDLKSVETVVLDEADEMLDMGFAEDLEALLDAAPESRQTVLFSATMPPRLNGMVSRHLREPERIEIGRADVEAEAKRVRQVAYIVPRANKPAALGRLLDVEQPTAALVFCRTRDEVDTLTETLNGRGYRAEALHGGMSQQQRDRVMSRLRSGNADLLLATDVAARGLDIDLLTHVVNYDVPSSPETYVHRIGRVGRAGREGTAITLAQPREHRMLKTVERVTKQKIAVEKIPTVADLRARRLELTRAGLEESLLDDGDLDRFRVVVETLAESYDLMDVAAAAIKLAHEASGGPGDDEEEIPDIPAPRGDRPERGAKRPDRGGKRDSSGMTRIFIGAGRVAGIRPKDLVGAITNEAGLTGRDIGGIEIADRFSLVEVPEGSVDGVITALRGTTIKGKKATIRRERFASPRR, encoded by the coding sequence GTGGCCGACGACGACGCAGCTATCACCTTTGCGGACCTAGCGCTCCGGGAGGAGCTGCTCACCGCCCTCAACCACCTTGGTTATGAAGAGCCGACGCCGATCCAGCGCGAGGCGATCCCGCCGCTGATCGAGGGTCGCGACCTGCTCGGGCAGGCCGCCACCGGCACGGGCAAGACCGCAGCGTTCGCGCTGCCGGTGCTCCAGCGCCTGGAGACGAACCGGTCGGACACGAACCCGGCGGCGCTCGTGCTCGTGCCGACGCGTGAGCTCGCGATGCAGGTCTCCGAGGCGATGCACAAATACGGCCGCGGGTTGCGCACGCGCGTCCTGCCCGTCTACGGCGGCCAGCCGATCCGCATGCAGCTGCGCGCGCTCGAGCGTGGGGTGGACGTGGTCGTCGCGACCCCCGGCCGCGCGATCGACCACCTCAACCGCGGCACGCTGGACCTGAAGTCGGTCGAGACCGTCGTGCTCGACGAAGCCGACGAGATGCTCGACATGGGCTTCGCCGAGGACCTCGAGGCCCTGCTCGACGCCGCGCCCGAGAGCCGCCAGACCGTGCTCTTCTCGGCCACGATGCCGCCGCGGCTGAACGGGATGGTCTCGCGCCACCTGCGCGAGCCCGAGCGGATCGAGATCGGCCGCGCCGACGTGGAGGCCGAGGCCAAGCGCGTCCGCCAGGTCGCGTACATCGTGCCGCGCGCGAACAAGCCGGCGGCGCTCGGCCGGCTGCTCGACGTCGAGCAGCCGACGGCGGCGCTCGTCTTCTGCCGCACGCGCGACGAGGTCGACACGCTCACGGAGACGCTCAACGGCCGCGGCTACCGCGCCGAGGCGCTGCACGGCGGCATGTCCCAGCAGCAGCGCGACCGCGTGATGAGCCGGCTGCGCTCCGGCAACGCCGACCTGCTGCTCGCCACCGACGTCGCCGCCCGCGGCCTGGACATCGACCTGCTGACGCACGTCGTCAACTACGACGTGCCGTCCTCGCCCGAGACGTACGTGCACCGGATCGGCCGCGTCGGCCGTGCCGGGCGGGAGGGCACCGCGATTACGCTCGCCCAGCCGCGCGAGCACCGGATGTTGAAGACGGTCGAGCGCGTCACCAAGCAGAAGATCGCGGTCGAGAAGATCCCGACGGTCGCCGACCTGCGTGCGCGCCGGCTTGAGCTCACGCGCGCCGGCCTGGAGGAGTCCCTGCTCGACGACGGCGACCTGGACCGCTTCCGCGTGGTCGTCGAGACGCTCGCCGAGTCCTACGACCTGATGGACGTCGCGGCGGCCGCGATCAAGCTCGCCCACGAGGCGAGCGGCGGCCCGGGCGACGACGAGGAGGAGATCCCGGACATCCCGGCTCCGCGCGGCGACCGCCCGGAGCGTGGCGCCAAGCGGCCCGACCGCGGCGGCAAGCGCGACAGCAGCGGCATGACGCGCATCTTCATCGGCGCCGGCCGCGTCGCGGGGATCCGCCCGAAGGACCTCGTCGGCGCGATCACCAACGAGGCCGGGTTGACCGGACGCGACATCGGCGGCATCGAGATCGCCGACCGCTTCTCGCTCGTGGAGGTCCCCGAGGGGTCGGTGGACGGCGTGATCACGGCGCTGCGCGGCACCACGATCAAGGGCAAGAAGGCGACCATCCGGCGCGAGCGCTTCGCGAGCCCCCGGCGTTAG
- a CDS encoding sulfatase family protein, which produces MSKPNFVYLHSHDTGRHVGPYGSAVATPNIQRLADQGVLYRQAFSAAPVCSPSRAALLTGEFGMRGLAHRGWRLPHPEHHLVRALRAAGYATVMVGEQHVMPDPREIGYDAILDGPVADRAAEWLRSAPPRPFFLSAGFQETHRPFPDVDGEAPPPPHLPDVPVIRRDMAGFHASAAALDAHVGTVLDAVGDDTLVILTTDHGLAFPGAKATLTDRGIGVMLIIRGPGFGTGTVSDELVSQVDLFPTICELAEIERPGWLRGRSLLDPERNEAVFAEMTFHAAYEPQRAIRTRRYKYIRRFDNGHEGPVLVNIDDSPSKDYLLAHGLADRTPAAEELYDLVFDPGEASNLAGDPAHEGTLNELRGRLLEWMAETGDPLLQGPVEPEEGVEINLPSQRSPDEPTIVVERP; this is translated from the coding sequence GTGTCCAAGCCGAACTTCGTGTACCTGCACTCGCACGACACCGGCCGGCACGTCGGGCCGTACGGCTCTGCGGTGGCGACGCCGAACATCCAGCGGCTCGCCGACCAGGGCGTGCTGTACCGGCAGGCGTTCAGCGCGGCGCCCGTGTGCTCGCCGAGCCGTGCGGCGCTGCTGACGGGCGAGTTCGGGATGCGGGGTCTCGCGCATCGAGGGTGGCGGCTGCCCCATCCGGAGCATCACCTGGTGCGCGCGCTGCGTGCGGCCGGGTACGCGACGGTGATGGTCGGCGAGCAGCACGTGATGCCCGACCCGCGGGAGATCGGCTACGACGCGATCCTCGACGGACCGGTCGCCGACCGCGCGGCTGAGTGGTTGCGCTCGGCGCCGCCGCGGCCGTTCTTCCTGTCCGCCGGATTCCAGGAGACGCACCGGCCGTTCCCGGACGTCGACGGGGAAGCGCCGCCACCGCCGCACCTGCCCGACGTGCCCGTGATCCGGCGCGACATGGCCGGCTTCCACGCGAGCGCGGCCGCCCTCGACGCGCACGTCGGCACGGTCCTCGACGCGGTCGGCGACGACACGCTCGTGATCCTCACCACCGACCACGGGCTCGCGTTCCCCGGCGCGAAGGCCACGCTGACCGACCGTGGCATCGGCGTGATGCTGATCATCCGCGGCCCGGGGTTCGGCACCGGCACGGTCTCCGACGAGCTCGTCTCCCAGGTCGACCTGTTCCCGACGATCTGCGAGCTGGCGGAGATCGAGCGGCCCGGATGGCTGCGCGGCCGCAGCCTGCTGGACCCCGAGCGCAACGAGGCCGTGTTCGCGGAGATGACGTTCCACGCCGCCTACGAGCCGCAGCGCGCGATCCGCACCAGGCGGTACAAGTACATCCGCCGGTTCGACAACGGCCACGAGGGCCCCGTGCTCGTGAACATCGACGACAGCCCGAGCAAGGACTACCTGCTCGCCCACGGCTTGGCGGACCGCACGCCGGCCGCCGAGGAGCTCTACGACCTCGTGTTCGACCCGGGGGAGGCGAGCAACCTCGCCGGCGATCCCGCGCACGAGGGCACGCTGAACGAGCTGCGCGGTCGGCTGCTCGAGTGGATGGCCGAGACCGGGGACCCGCTCCTGCAGGGCCCGGTCGAGCCCGAGGAGGGCGTCGAGATCAACCTGCCGAGCCAGCGCTCGCCGGACGAGCCGACCATCGTCGTGGAGCGCCCGTGA
- a CDS encoding RNA polymerase sigma factor: MDAWTDERLLIETPVRPAAFGVFYRRHEASVLGYFMRRVRNAEVAADLAAETFASALLGAADYRPERGAAVAWLYGIARHRLMRSFERGRVEDRARRKLAMPPLEVDDELVGRIERLAGEERAFELLEQLPDAQAEAVRAHVIDERSYKDIAAAVQVSEAVVRKRVSRGLLTLKGLL; this comes from the coding sequence GTGGACGCGTGGACCGATGAACGCCTGCTGATCGAGACGCCGGTGCGTCCGGCGGCGTTCGGCGTGTTCTACCGCCGCCACGAGGCGTCGGTGCTCGGCTATTTCATGCGGCGCGTCCGCAACGCGGAGGTCGCCGCCGACCTCGCCGCGGAGACGTTCGCGTCCGCGCTGCTCGGCGCCGCCGACTACCGGCCGGAGCGTGGCGCGGCGGTGGCCTGGCTGTACGGGATCGCCCGCCACCGGTTGATGCGCTCGTTCGAGCGCGGCCGGGTCGAGGACCGCGCGCGCCGCAAGCTCGCGATGCCACCGCTGGAGGTCGACGACGAGCTCGTCGGGCGGATCGAGCGGCTCGCGGGGGAGGAGCGGGCGTTCGAGCTGCTCGAGCAGCTCCCGGACGCGCAGGCGGAGGCCGTGCGCGCGCACGTGATCGACGAGCGCTCCTACAAGGACATCGCCGCCGCGGTCCAGGTGTCCGAGGCGGTCGTGCGCAAGCGCGTGAGCCGCGGGCTCCTGACGCTGAAAGGCCTCCTGTGA
- a CDS encoding DUF2934 domain-containing protein, whose amino-acid sequence MTTRRRWDAETIHATLEPIVAELGRFPKREELSARGLSGLSTAMGKLGGVAEWRKRFADAAPAAPAAPEAPTAVEVVEVVEVVEVPFEAIAERAYYIALENQGGDPVDHWLTAERELAGTAA is encoded by the coding sequence ATGACTACCCGCCGTCGTTGGGACGCTGAAACCATCCACGCCACCCTCGAGCCGATCGTCGCGGAGCTCGGTCGCTTCCCGAAGCGCGAGGAGCTCTCCGCTCGTGGCCTCTCTGGTCTGAGCACCGCCATGGGCAAGCTCGGCGGTGTAGCCGAGTGGCGCAAGCGCTTCGCGGACGCCGCTCCGGCCGCTCCCGCCGCCCCTGAGGCCCCGACCGCCGTCGAGGTCGTCGAGGTCGTCGAAGTCGTCGAGGTGCCGTTCGAGGCCATCGCCGAGCGCGCCTACTACATCGCGCTCGAGAACCAGGGCGGCGACCCCGTCGACCACTGGCTCACGGCGGAGCGCGAGCTCGCCGGCACCGCTGCCTAG
- a CDS encoding glycosyltransferase family 4 protein, protein MRVLIFHGYLLHGTGSNVYNAELGAALVRGGHELHLLCQERDPFSLDWVDAVGDWDAGALQVRERGAGPVRATVYRPNIGGVLPLYVADRYEGFDARPFPQLSDEELDFYIESNVAAVREVVERARPEVALANHLVMAPLIFARALGEDVPYAVKVHGSDLEYVVKPYPRFRPHAVEGAAPAKAFLVGSYHTGQTLWDELDDPTVPPRTKLGPPGVDVERFAPRAVDLQDLRNRLAAMAPAAVTGSSFDRDTQEAVAALDAVEPGDRLIVFVGKLIASKGVELLLAAFPLVLAREPRARLLVVGFGAFRPGLEAMAASLAAGVVPEVQGEDGRELPQVSAFLASADETYAEAAKATAGRVQFAGRLDHDELTGLLPACEAMAVTSTFPEAFGMVAAEAAACGALPVVANHSGLGEVARTLRAAVPVEARDWLSFELGDSSVTELADALSGWLGAPEDVRARTREAIVETTRARYSWDGVARTVIAAGQGALADLPDPV, encoded by the coding sequence GTGCGAGTCCTCATCTTCCACGGCTATCTGCTGCACGGGACGGGATCCAACGTCTACAACGCCGAGCTGGGGGCCGCGCTGGTCCGCGGCGGGCACGAGCTGCACCTCCTCTGCCAGGAGCGGGATCCGTTCTCGCTGGACTGGGTGGACGCGGTCGGGGACTGGGACGCCGGCGCGCTGCAGGTGCGTGAGCGCGGCGCCGGCCCGGTGCGGGCGACGGTCTACCGGCCCAACATCGGCGGTGTCCTGCCGCTGTACGTCGCCGATCGCTACGAGGGCTTCGACGCGCGTCCGTTCCCGCAGCTCAGCGACGAGGAACTCGACTTCTACATCGAGAGCAACGTCGCCGCCGTCCGCGAGGTCGTCGAGCGCGCCCGACCCGAGGTGGCGCTCGCCAACCACCTCGTGATGGCGCCGCTGATCTTCGCGCGCGCGTTGGGCGAGGACGTGCCGTACGCCGTCAAGGTCCACGGCTCCGACCTCGAGTACGTCGTCAAGCCGTACCCGCGCTTCCGGCCGCACGCGGTCGAGGGCGCGGCGCCGGCGAAGGCGTTCCTCGTCGGCTCGTACCACACCGGCCAGACGCTGTGGGACGAGCTCGACGACCCGACCGTGCCGCCGCGGACGAAGCTCGGCCCGCCCGGCGTGGACGTGGAGCGATTCGCGCCGCGTGCGGTCGACCTGCAGGACCTGCGGAACCGCCTGGCGGCGATGGCGCCCGCCGCGGTGACGGGCTCCTCGTTCGACCGCGACACGCAGGAGGCCGTGGCCGCGCTGGACGCCGTCGAGCCGGGCGACCGGCTGATCGTCTTCGTCGGCAAGCTGATCGCGTCCAAGGGCGTCGAGCTGCTGCTGGCGGCGTTCCCGCTCGTGCTCGCGCGCGAGCCCCGCGCGCGGTTGCTGGTCGTCGGCTTCGGTGCGTTCCGGCCGGGTCTGGAGGCGATGGCCGCGTCGCTCGCGGCCGGCGTCGTGCCCGAGGTGCAGGGCGAGGATGGACGCGAGCTGCCCCAGGTCTCCGCCTTCCTGGCGTCCGCTGACGAGACGTACGCGGAGGCGGCGAAGGCGACGGCGGGGCGGGTGCAGTTCGCGGGCCGCCTCGACCACGACGAGCTGACGGGGCTGCTGCCCGCCTGCGAGGCGATGGCCGTGACGTCGACGTTCCCGGAGGCGTTCGGCATGGTCGCGGCGGAGGCCGCCGCCTGCGGGGCGCTGCCGGTGGTGGCGAACCACTCGGGGTTGGGCGAGGTCGCCCGGACGCTGCGGGCGGCCGTGCCGGTCGAGGCGCGCGACTGGCTGTCGTTCGAGCTGGGCGACTCGTCGGTGACCGAGCTCGCCGACGCGCTGAGCGGCTGGCTGGGCGCACCTGAGGACGTGCGCGCGCGTACGCGGGAGGCGATCGTCGAGACGACCCGCGCCCGCTACTCGTGGGACGGCGTCGCGCGGACGGTCATCGCCGCCGGGCAAGGTGCGCTGGCTGACCTTCCGGACCCCGTGTAG
- a CDS encoding SRPBCC family protein, whose product MKHEHTHHVAADADKVYAALADIRNLPHYVPQMTKAEPHDGDKVTVEARYQGHTQHGEGWFKTDESKRRIEWGAEGSDYHGWLQVDPDEEGSRLTLYVATVHGDAPDPEVMGTLDAIRRLVEADV is encoded by the coding sequence GTGAAGCACGAGCACACCCACCACGTGGCCGCGGACGCCGACAAGGTGTACGCCGCGCTCGCCGACATCCGCAACCTGCCGCACTACGTGCCGCAGATGACCAAGGCGGAACCCCACGACGGGGACAAGGTGACCGTCGAGGCGCGCTATCAGGGCCACACCCAGCACGGCGAGGGGTGGTTCAAGACCGACGAGTCCAAGCGTCGGATCGAGTGGGGCGCTGAAGGCAGCGACTACCACGGCTGGCTCCAGGTCGACCCGGACGAGGAAGGCTCGCGGTTGACGCTCTACGTCGCGACGGTCCACGGCGACGCGCCCGACCCCGAGGTCATGGGCACGCTCGACGCGATCCGCCGCCTCGTCGAAGCCGACGTCTAA
- a CDS encoding cold-shock protein, whose protein sequence is MGTGTVKWFSDEKGFGFITPDGGGRDLFVHFSGITGDGYRSLAEGAKVTFEEENGDKGPKAINVQKL, encoded by the coding sequence GTGGGCACCGGTACGGTCAAGTGGTTCTCGGACGAGAAGGGCTTCGGCTTCATCACGCCCGACGGGGGAGGACGTGACCTGTTCGTCCATTTCTCCGGCATTACGGGCGACGGATATCGATCGCTAGCCGAGGGTGCGAAGGTCACCTTCGAAGAGGAGAACGGGGACAAGGGCCCCAAGGCGATCAACGTCCAGAAGCTGTAA
- a CDS encoding type 1 glutamine amidotransferase, whose amino-acid sequence MTGLVLQTQGDAPAGLLEGWAARRGFALDTFRVDGDAPWPEPRTYDFVAALGSSASVAGGGPAWVASTIDLLRAADAADVPVLGICFGAQALAVALGGSVHTLPAPEVGWVTVRSHDAERIPSGPWLAWHEDGFTLPPLGYELAANAFGCQAFCHQRHLGVQFHPEVTADIVAGWASSDHEDMARAGVTADDLDPAPYAEPAARAADVLFDGFAARAGLVAVASGA is encoded by the coding sequence GTGACCGGGCTCGTCCTCCAGACGCAGGGCGACGCACCCGCCGGTCTGCTCGAAGGCTGGGCCGCACGCCGCGGGTTCGCCCTGGACACGTTCCGCGTCGACGGGGACGCGCCGTGGCCCGAGCCCCGCACCTACGACTTCGTGGCCGCGCTCGGCTCGAGCGCGAGCGTCGCGGGCGGCGGACCCGCGTGGGTCGCGAGCACGATCGACCTGCTGCGCGCGGCCGACGCCGCCGACGTCCCCGTGCTCGGCATCTGCTTCGGCGCCCAGGCGCTGGCCGTCGCGCTCGGCGGGTCGGTCCACACGCTGCCGGCGCCCGAGGTCGGCTGGGTCACCGTGCGCAGCCACGACGCCGAGCGGATCCCGTCCGGCCCGTGGCTGGCCTGGCACGAGGACGGCTTCACGCTGCCGCCGCTCGGCTACGAGCTGGCCGCGAACGCGTTCGGCTGCCAGGCGTTCTGCCACCAGCGCCACCTCGGCGTGCAGTTCCACCCGGAGGTGACCGCGGACATCGTCGCGGGCTGGGCGAGCAGCGACCACGAGGACATGGCACGCGCCGGGGTGACGGCCGACGACCTCGACCCGGCGCCGTATGCCGAGCCCGCCGCGCGCGCCGCCGACGTGCTCTTCGACGGGTTCGCCGCCCGCGCGGGCCTCGTGGCTGTAGCCTCCGGCGCGTGA
- a CDS encoding phage tail protein: MASRVLGVLRGQPIAFLALFVALGGSSYAAVSAGKIGQGDVIVGCVAKDGKLRVVASASRCTGKETAISFNREGRPGRDGLDGAAGARGSDGAPGPVGATGAAGPAGPAGTTGPAGPTGASGPAGQSVTAAAEPVGANCPAGGVKYTSASGSHYVCNATAETSASVLAKLLAVDGSGSGLDADTVDGFNVGALFGTGSQDTTIGASGGAADCYMGQVELTANTYPPPGYMFAAGQTLAISQYSVLYSLLGVNYGGNGTSTFRVPDLRKQAPGGTAYILCYQGVYPSRP, from the coding sequence ATGGCCAGTCGTGTTCTCGGCGTGCTGCGCGGGCAGCCGATCGCCTTCCTCGCGTTGTTCGTCGCCCTCGGCGGCAGCTCGTACGCCGCCGTCAGCGCGGGCAAGATCGGACAGGGCGACGTGATCGTCGGGTGCGTCGCCAAGGACGGGAAGCTCCGCGTCGTGGCGAGCGCGTCGCGCTGCACGGGCAAGGAGACGGCGATCTCCTTCAACCGCGAGGGCCGGCCCGGGCGGGACGGGCTCGACGGCGCCGCGGGCGCGCGCGGCAGCGACGGCGCGCCGGGACCGGTCGGAGCGACCGGCGCCGCGGGCCCGGCCGGCCCGGCGGGGACGACCGGGCCCGCCGGACCCACGGGCGCGTCCGGTCCCGCGGGCCAGTCCGTGACCGCCGCCGCGGAGCCCGTCGGCGCGAACTGCCCTGCCGGCGGCGTGAAGTACACGTCCGCGAGCGGCTCGCACTACGTCTGCAACGCCACCGCGGAGACGAGCGCGTCGGTCCTCGCCAAGCTGCTGGCGGTCGACGGCTCAGGCTCCGGCCTGGACGCCGACACCGTCGACGGCTTCAACGTCGGCGCGCTGTTCGGCACCGGCAGCCAGGACACGACGATCGGCGCGAGCGGCGGGGCCGCGGACTGCTACATGGGCCAGGTCGAGCTGACCGCCAACACGTACCCGCCGCCGGGGTACATGTTCGCCGCGGGCCAGACGCTGGCGATCAGCCAGTACTCGGTGCTGTACTCGCTGCTCGGCGTCAACTACGGCGGCAACGGCACGTCGACCTTCCGGGTCCCCGACCTGCGCAAGCAGGCGCCCGGCGGCACGGCCTACATCCTCTGCTACCAGGGCGTCTACCCGTCGCGCCCCTGA